In Labrus mixtus chromosome 11, fLabMix1.1, whole genome shotgun sequence, a single window of DNA contains:
- the cops7a gene encoding COP9 signalosome complex subunit 7a, with translation MEVEQLLSLSGPALAQAVSSLLETPGLYVFSDILELPNVRELENGPHAPVYQLLNLFAYGTYCDYKERAASLPELTPAQRNKLRHLSIISLASNLKCLPYSLLLQQLELKNVRELEDLLIDAVYCDIIQGKLDQRNQQVEVDCSVGRDLGPNELPNIVNTLQEWCTGCEAVLCGIEEQVSRANQYRESQLKVKVQVETEVSNLQKTLKASAASPSSGPAPAGAASNQDADQPAEPRDPASSQEPRQPGKKSSKVKGLRGSGKIWSKSN, from the exons ATGGAGGTGGAGCagctcctgtctctgtcaggccCAGCGCTGGCCCAGGCTGTCAGCTCTCTACTGGAGACCCCAGGACTCTATGTCTTCTCCGACATCCTGGAGCTACCAAATGTCAGAGAG CTGGAGAACGGCCCACACGCACCTGTGTACCAGCTCCTCAACCTCTTTGCCTATGGAACCTACTGCGACTACAAAG AGAGAGCCGCCTCTCTTCCAGAGTTGACCCCcgcacaaagaaacaaactgcgccatctgtccatcatcagcctggcatctaacCTCAAG TGCCTGCCATACTCACTGCTCCTACAGCAGCTCGAGCTGAAGAATGTGCGGGAGCTGGAGGACCTGCTGATCGACGCCGTTTACTGCGACATCATCCAGGGAAAACTGGACCAGAGGAACCAGCAGGTGGAGGTGGACTGCAGTGTGGGTCGTGACCTTGGCCCCAACGAGCTCCCAAACATAGTCAACACACTTCAGGAATG GTGTACAGGCTGTGAGGCAGTGCTGTGTGGGATTGAGGAGCAGGTCTCGAGGGCAAACCAGTACAGAGAGAGCCAGTTAAAAGTCAAAGTCCAAGTAGAAACAGAG gtCTCAAACCTACAGAAAACGTTAAAGGCCAGCGCTGCCTCTCCGTCGTCAGGCCCCGCCCCTGCTGGAGCTGCCTCCAATCAGGACGCAGACCAGCCTGCAGAACCCAGAGACCCCGCCTCTTCTCAGGAACCACGACAACCAGGCAAAAAAAGTTCAAAGGTGAAAGG GCTGCGTGGCAGTGGAAAGATCTGGTCCAAGTCCAACTAA